Proteins co-encoded in one Paenibacillus antri genomic window:
- a CDS encoding Gfo/Idh/MocA family protein, producing the protein MKVAIVGCGGMGTIHASCYQSIPDVTVVGVHDIDPDAMRALSDRTGATPYASFAEMLEQSGCEAVSIATPSHLHKAFAVRTAAAGKHVISEKPIALTLEDAEEVIRTCERYGVRLFVGHVVRYFPEYAQMKAKVEAGELGRIGVVHAKRAGAHPGDRRPWFKDAEQSGGVALDLMIHDLDFLRWTLGEVRSVYGLHRVEDTVEYASATLVFESGAVANAEAYWGYPGPFHTSAEIAGSRGVVRNHSLESASLHVRRAAVEAKNGTFVEVPQSPGYHSPYELELRDFIDCIRSGRESEVTGRDAYKALELALAVMESAKTGKAVVFDRNLGEGLR; encoded by the coding sequence ATGAAAGTTGCGATCGTCGGCTGCGGCGGCATGGGAACGATCCATGCGTCCTGCTATCAGAGCATTCCGGACGTTACCGTCGTCGGAGTGCACGACATCGATCCGGACGCCATGCGCGCGCTGTCGGACCGGACGGGGGCGACGCCTTACGCGTCGTTCGCCGAGATGCTGGAGCAATCGGGCTGCGAAGCGGTCAGCATCGCGACGCCGAGCCATCTGCATAAGGCGTTCGCGGTGCGGACGGCGGCGGCCGGGAAGCATGTCATCAGCGAAAAGCCGATCGCCCTCACGCTCGAGGACGCCGAGGAAGTCATTCGGACATGCGAGCGGTATGGCGTTCGTCTGTTCGTCGGACATGTGGTCCGGTATTTTCCGGAATACGCCCAGATGAAGGCGAAGGTCGAGGCAGGCGAGCTCGGCCGGATCGGCGTCGTTCACGCGAAGCGCGCGGGCGCGCATCCGGGCGACCGGCGTCCTTGGTTCAAGGATGCCGAACAGAGCGGGGGCGTCGCCCTCGACTTGATGATCCACGATTTGGATTTCCTTCGGTGGACGCTCGGCGAGGTGCGCTCCGTCTACGGGCTGCATCGCGTGGAGGATACGGTGGAATACGCTTCGGCGACGCTCGTGTTCGAAAGCGGGGCGGTGGCGAACGCGGAAGCGTATTGGGGCTATCCGGGACCGTTCCACACGTCCGCCGAAATCGCCGGCAGCCGCGGGGTCGTTCGCAACCACAGCCTCGAGTCCGCTTCGCTGCACGTTCGCCGAGCGGCCGTCGAGGCGAAGAACGGAACGTTCGTCGAGGTGCCGCAAAGCCCGGGATATCATTCGCCTTACGAGCTGGAGCTGCGCGATTTCATCGATTGCATTCGCAGCGGGCGGGAGTCCGAAGTGACCGGGCGGGACGCCTATAAGGCGCTCGAGCTCGCGCTGGCGGTCATGGAATCGGCCAAGACCGGCAAGGCGGTCGTATTCGATCGAAACCTGGGGGAGGGTCTGAGATGA
- a CDS encoding nucleoside hydrolase, translating into MNKKLVYMNHDGGVDDLVSLAAVLLMQDVELLGVGVIPGDCYLEPAVSASRKIIDVFGSGANVETAASDSRAKNPFPKEWRMHAYFVDALPMLNEKDEPSAPLVEEPAHLHLARKLREADRKVTLLFTGPLTDLSRALLAAPDIEDNIESLVWMGGSFKGTGNIIEPEHDGTAEWNAFWDPEAAADVWRSGIDIIAYPLLATDQVPWTVARRNAWARERRHPALDFAAQCYAMCPPLVHVHANDTYFLWDLLTTSHLGGAPIATLREVACRVHASGPSQGRIEEADGCRTIRIAEKIDAEAFFAYMTSLFKTYKG; encoded by the coding sequence ATGAACAAGAAGCTCGTATATATGAACCACGACGGGGGCGTCGACGATCTCGTGTCGCTCGCCGCCGTCCTGCTGATGCAAGACGTGGAGCTGCTCGGCGTCGGCGTCATTCCCGGCGACTGCTACTTGGAACCGGCGGTAAGCGCATCGCGGAAAATCATCGACGTCTTCGGCAGCGGCGCGAACGTAGAGACGGCCGCTTCGGATTCGCGGGCGAAAAACCCGTTCCCGAAGGAGTGGCGCATGCACGCGTATTTCGTGGACGCGCTGCCGATGCTGAACGAGAAGGACGAGCCCTCGGCGCCGCTGGTCGAAGAGCCCGCGCATCTTCATCTCGCGAGGAAGCTTCGGGAGGCGGACCGCAAGGTCACGCTGCTGTTCACGGGTCCGCTTACGGATTTGTCCCGCGCGCTGCTCGCCGCGCCCGACATCGAAGATAACATCGAGTCGCTCGTCTGGATGGGCGGGTCGTTCAAGGGGACGGGCAACATTATCGAGCCGGAGCATGACGGGACGGCGGAATGGAACGCGTTCTGGGACCCCGAAGCGGCGGCCGACGTCTGGCGCTCGGGCATCGACATTATCGCGTATCCGCTGCTCGCGACCGATCAGGTGCCTTGGACGGTCGCGCGCCGCAACGCCTGGGCTCGGGAGCGCCGGCATCCGGCGCTCGACTTCGCGGCGCAGTGCTACGCGATGTGCCCGCCGCTCGTCCATGTGCACGCGAACGATACGTACTTCCTATGGGACTTGCTTACGACGTCCCACCTCGGCGGCGCGCCGATCGCGACGCTGCGGGAGGTCGCTTGCCGGGTGCATGCTTCCGGTCCGAGCCAGGGACGCATCGAAGAGGCGGATGGGTGCAGAACGATTCGCATCGCGGAGAAGATCGACGCCGAAGCGTTCTTCGCGTATATGACGTCGCTCTTTAAGACGTACAAGGGGTAA
- a CDS encoding Sip1-related alpha-galactosidase, translating into MLQLSVNGGIVSLVDGSRTILENIGVSARLYDGAEPSLAFASLEEAPEASAAPPRLRAERVQRAVFADADGRVEARLELAVCGEAAALYVVATAANRELFRDRVTFAASGGVSIRFGSAPGLASLLANYQHKDWWTRPHVDPNLSALPPRTLSLLWRTSDGAYAHLLPTTGDAFRTDLQGLAAGGFEARVSAFQGGFATVSTAAFVVSCGADPYALVEGNVALGLAAVDALQKPRAEKTYPEPLDYLGWCSWDAFYQKVDAEGLLAKTGELAEAGLPVRWVMIDDGWSEISPDKRLRSYDAVREKFPNGLAPVVREMKERFGVRWVGVWHTIAGYWGGIDPEGELFERNRAHLFETNGGVWVPAPDAAAAFGFWNDWHGYLKKQGIDFVKVDSQSAVLNFFRDLKPIGAAAKAAHTALEASVGLHFGGTIINCMGMASENVWQRPMSAVSRNSDDFVPEEATGFREHALQNAYNSYFHGPFYWGDWDMFWSSNHDDVQNMALRAVSGGPVYVSDKLGITNPDHILPLVYNDGRIIRCDRPGVPTEDCLTLDPVSAAVPLKLWNRVGDSGVVAAFGLSESAAEGDVGPSDVPGLPGDSFVLYEYFSREAVRVGSAERLPLRLENAATAMYTFVPERAGVTPIGLVNKLVPTAAVERIVDAGAKTSVTLREGGRFGFAASQGVARATANGRGVEVLSHDGWYEIDCAGEAGAVVIDIELEGAANA; encoded by the coding sequence ATGTTGCAACTTAGCGTAAACGGCGGAATCGTCAGCCTCGTCGACGGTTCGCGCACGATTCTTGAAAATATCGGCGTCTCGGCCCGTCTGTACGACGGCGCGGAGCCGTCGCTCGCGTTCGCGTCGCTCGAGGAGGCGCCCGAGGCTTCGGCCGCGCCGCCTCGTCTTCGCGCGGAGCGCGTGCAGCGCGCCGTGTTCGCGGACGCGGACGGCCGCGTCGAGGCGCGGCTCGAGCTCGCGGTCTGCGGGGAAGCGGCCGCGCTGTACGTCGTCGCGACGGCGGCGAACCGCGAGCTGTTCCGCGACCGCGTGACGTTCGCGGCGTCGGGCGGCGTCTCGATCCGCTTCGGAAGCGCGCCGGGTTTGGCGTCGCTGCTTGCGAACTACCAGCATAAAGACTGGTGGACGCGTCCGCACGTCGACCCGAACCTGTCGGCGCTGCCGCCGCGGACGCTGTCGCTCCTTTGGCGCACGAGCGACGGTGCGTACGCGCACCTGCTGCCGACGACCGGCGACGCGTTCCGCACCGACCTGCAAGGCCTCGCGGCCGGCGGCTTCGAAGCGCGCGTCTCCGCCTTCCAGGGCGGCTTCGCGACCGTGTCGACCGCCGCGTTCGTCGTCTCGTGCGGCGCGGATCCGTACGCGCTCGTCGAGGGCAACGTCGCGCTCGGCCTCGCCGCCGTCGACGCGCTCCAGAAGCCGCGCGCCGAGAAGACGTATCCGGAGCCGCTCGATTATCTCGGCTGGTGCAGCTGGGACGCGTTCTACCAGAAGGTGGACGCGGAAGGGCTGCTCGCCAAGACCGGCGAGCTCGCGGAAGCGGGTCTGCCCGTCCGCTGGGTCATGATCGACGACGGCTGGTCCGAAATTAGCCCGGACAAGCGGCTGCGGTCGTACGACGCCGTGCGGGAGAAATTCCCGAACGGCCTCGCCCCGGTCGTGCGCGAGATGAAGGAGCGGTTCGGCGTGCGCTGGGTCGGCGTCTGGCATACGATCGCCGGCTATTGGGGCGGCATCGATCCGGAAGGCGAGCTGTTCGAGCGGAATCGCGCGCATCTGTTCGAGACGAACGGCGGCGTGTGGGTGCCCGCGCCGGATGCGGCCGCCGCGTTCGGCTTCTGGAACGACTGGCACGGGTACCTGAAGAAGCAGGGCATCGACTTCGTCAAGGTCGACAGCCAGAGCGCGGTGCTCAATTTCTTCCGCGACTTGAAGCCGATCGGCGCGGCCGCGAAGGCGGCGCATACGGCGCTCGAGGCGTCGGTCGGACTGCACTTCGGCGGCACGATCATCAACTGCATGGGCATGGCTTCGGAAAATGTATGGCAACGACCGATGTCCGCGGTATCCCGCAACAGCGACGACTTCGTGCCGGAGGAAGCGACCGGCTTCCGCGAGCACGCGCTGCAGAATGCGTATAACTCGTACTTCCACGGCCCGTTCTATTGGGGCGACTGGGATATGTTCTGGAGCTCGAACCATGACGACGTGCAGAATATGGCGCTGCGCGCCGTCAGCGGCGGCCCGGTGTACGTCAGCGATAAGCTCGGCATTACGAACCCGGATCACATCCTGCCGCTCGTCTACAACGACGGCCGCATCATTCGGTGCGACCGGCCGGGCGTACCGACGGAGGATTGCCTGACGCTCGATCCGGTGTCCGCCGCCGTGCCGCTGAAGCTGTGGAACCGCGTCGGGGACAGCGGCGTCGTCGCGGCGTTCGGCCTGAGCGAGTCGGCCGCCGAAGGCGACGTCGGCCCGTCCGACGTGCCGGGCCTCCCCGGTGACAGCTTCGTGCTGTACGAATATTTCTCCCGCGAGGCGGTTCGCGTCGGCAGTGCCGAGCGGCTGCCGCTGCGCCTCGAGAATGCGGCGACGGCGATGTATACATTCGTACCGGAGCGCGCCGGCGTCACGCCGATCGGTCTCGTGAACAAGCTCGTGCCGACGGCGGCGGTCGAGCGAATCGTCGACGCGGGCGCGAAGACGTCGGTGACGCTGCGCGAGGGCGGCCGCTTCGGCTTCGCCGCGTCGCAAGGCGTCGCTCGCGCGACGGCGAACGGCCGCGGCGTCGAGGTGCTGTCGCATGACGGCTGGTACGAGATCGATTGCGCCGGCGAAGCCGGCGCGGTCGTCATCGATATCGAACTCGAAGGAGCGGCGAACGCATGA
- a CDS encoding helix-turn-helix domain-containing protein: MEFFQEPILYQNPALCLKVWQFTSQPKKPSPSMQDIRWHYHKEVEFLYVQEGVHEISTPNRTYTLKAGDVMVIGSSQLHRGRVVGPDTLVYIVFHVDLEPYFDPAMMMYYRRFSEVLHPLEELNYMFEENAAVRAEVARIIESIHKEILGESKGYEIAASMHIKHLLLTLLRGDTRGLLQAHEHVDASAMKPIVEYVDRHLAEKIDMEQVARRAGMSYFYFSKYFKRAMGASFTDYVNRKRIAKAERLLVTSGRSIAEVASEVGIGNMAHFYELFKRFNGCTPKQYLKSLNAGPVG; encoded by the coding sequence TTGGAGTTTTTTCAGGAACCGATCCTATATCAAAATCCTGCCTTGTGCCTGAAAGTATGGCAATTTACGAGCCAGCCGAAGAAGCCTTCTCCTTCGATGCAGGACATCCGCTGGCATTATCACAAGGAAGTCGAATTCCTGTACGTGCAGGAAGGCGTTCACGAAATATCGACGCCGAATCGAACCTATACGCTGAAAGCCGGAGACGTCATGGTCATCGGCTCGTCCCAGCTGCACCGCGGGCGCGTCGTCGGTCCGGATACGCTCGTGTATATCGTGTTTCACGTCGACCTGGAGCCGTATTTCGATCCGGCGATGATGATGTATTACCGCCGCTTCTCCGAAGTGCTGCATCCGCTCGAGGAATTGAATTATATGTTCGAGGAAAATGCCGCCGTGCGCGCCGAGGTCGCGCGAATCATCGAGAGCATCCATAAGGAAATCCTCGGGGAGTCCAAAGGCTACGAAATCGCGGCCAGCATGCATATTAAGCATCTGCTGCTGACGCTGCTGCGAGGAGATACCAGGGGGCTGCTCCAGGCGCACGAGCATGTGGACGCATCCGCGATGAAGCCGATCGTCGAATACGTGGACCGGCATCTCGCCGAGAAGATCGACATGGAACAAGTCGCGCGGCGGGCCGGGATGAGTTACTTTTATTTCTCGAAATATTTCAAGCGGGCGATGGGCGCTTCGTTCACGGACTACGTCAACCGCAAGCGGATCGCGAAGGCGGAGCGGCTGCTCGTGACGAGCGGGCGGAGCATCGCGGAGGTGGCGAGCGAGGTCGGAATCGGCAACATGGCGCATTTCTACGAGCTGTTCAAGCGGTTCAACGGCTGTACGCCGAAGCAGTATTTGAAGAGCTTGAATGCGGGTCCGGTCGGCTGA
- a CDS encoding LLM class flavin-dependent oxidoreductase, giving the protein MEIGISTFLEATPNPANGDPVSHAERIRQGVEEIVVAEQAGLDVYAIGEHHRPDYSASAPAVILAAGAARTSRIRLSSAVTVLSSDDPVRVYQQFSTLDAISNGRAEIMAGRGSFIESFPLFGYSLNDYDELFEEKLELLLNIRASEKVSWPGGHRPAIDNRGVYPRSVQQPLPVWIGSGGNPESVVRAGMLGLPLVLAIIGGQPEQFAPLVRLYKEAAAQAGHDPSKLPIATHSHGFIADTAEQAAELFFPPTQQMMNAIGRERGWGHYGRAAFDAARSLRGALYVGDPEYVAEKIVLLRKNLGLTRFLLHVDVSGVPHRELLRTIELLGTKVAPIVRKELARIEASE; this is encoded by the coding sequence ATGGAAATCGGGATCAGCACCTTCCTCGAGGCGACGCCGAACCCGGCGAACGGCGATCCCGTCAGCCACGCCGAGCGCATTCGCCAAGGCGTCGAGGAGATCGTCGTCGCGGAGCAGGCCGGCCTGGACGTATACGCGATCGGCGAACATCACCGCCCCGATTATTCGGCGAGCGCCCCCGCCGTCATTTTGGCCGCCGGCGCGGCTCGGACGAGCAGGATCCGGCTGTCGAGCGCGGTCACCGTGCTGTCCTCGGACGACCCGGTGCGCGTCTATCAGCAATTTTCCACGTTGGACGCCATCTCGAACGGCCGCGCGGAAATTATGGCCGGCCGCGGCTCGTTCATCGAGTCGTTCCCGCTGTTCGGGTACAGCCTCAACGATTACGACGAGCTGTTCGAGGAGAAGCTGGAGCTGCTGCTGAACATCCGCGCTTCGGAGAAGGTTTCCTGGCCCGGCGGTCACCGCCCCGCGATCGATAACCGCGGCGTCTACCCGCGCTCCGTGCAGCAGCCGCTGCCGGTCTGGATCGGGAGCGGCGGCAACCCGGAATCTGTCGTTCGCGCCGGCATGCTCGGACTGCCGCTCGTCCTCGCGATCATCGGAGGGCAGCCGGAGCAGTTCGCGCCGCTCGTGCGGCTGTATAAGGAAGCCGCCGCGCAAGCCGGCCACGATCCTTCGAAGCTGCCGATCGCCACGCATTCGCACGGCTTCATCGCCGACACGGCGGAGCAGGCCGCCGAGCTGTTCTTCCCGCCGACGCAGCAGATGATGAACGCGATCGGCCGGGAGCGGGGCTGGGGCCACTACGGCCGCGCCGCGTTCGACGCCGCTCGCAGCCTGCGCGGCGCGCTCTACGTCGGCGATCCGGAGTACGTCGCGGAGAAGATCGTGCTGCTTCGCAAAAACCTCGGCCTCACGCGCTTCCTGCTCCACGTCGACGTCAGCGGCGTGCCGCATCGCGAGCTGCTGCGCACGATCGAGCTGCTCGGCACGAAGGTCGCTCCGATCGTACGCAAGGAGCTCGCGCGAATCGAGGCGTCGGAGTAA
- a CDS encoding Gfo/Idh/MocA family protein — MNKLKVGMISFAHGHAFSYLDALLRLPDVEVVGIADESASRVEKVVRERGLAYYEDYRELLANDAADAVVICSENVHHARLTIDAAKAGKHVVCEKPLGVSVEEMERMVAACRDNGVQLMTAFPCRYLAAVVRAKEAVDRGEIGSIVAIKGTNRGSMPGGWFVDPALSGGGALLDHTVHVMDLMNWFTGSRAKEVYAYAATLFHEELQVDDAGMIHVKFENGVFGVLDTSWSRPKSFPTWGDVTMEIVGTKGSISVDALAQKNELYSEATGKGHHLFWGDNMDFYMMKSFTDALLHGEPAPISGEDGLRSAEVALAGYASVKLGQPVKL; from the coding sequence ATGAACAAGTTGAAGGTAGGCATGATCAGCTTCGCGCACGGTCACGCCTTCTCCTATCTGGATGCGCTGCTCCGTCTGCCGGACGTCGAGGTCGTCGGGATCGCCGACGAATCGGCTTCCCGGGTCGAGAAGGTCGTGCGCGAGCGAGGGCTCGCCTATTACGAGGATTACCGGGAGCTGCTTGCGAACGACGCGGCGGACGCGGTCGTTATTTGCTCGGAAAACGTTCATCATGCGCGGCTGACGATCGACGCGGCGAAGGCGGGGAAGCACGTCGTCTGCGAGAAGCCGCTCGGCGTCTCCGTCGAGGAAATGGAGCGCATGGTCGCCGCTTGCCGAGACAACGGCGTGCAGCTGATGACCGCGTTCCCTTGCAGGTACTTGGCCGCCGTCGTCCGCGCGAAGGAAGCGGTCGACCGAGGCGAGATCGGCTCGATCGTCGCGATCAAGGGCACGAACCGGGGCTCCATGCCGGGCGGCTGGTTCGTCGACCCGGCGTTGTCCGGCGGCGGCGCGCTGCTGGATCATACGGTTCACGTCATGGACCTTATGAACTGGTTTACCGGTTCCCGGGCGAAAGAAGTGTACGCTTACGCCGCCACCTTGTTCCATGAAGAGCTCCAGGTGGACGACGCCGGCATGATTCACGTGAAGTTCGAGAACGGCGTCTTCGGCGTGCTCGACACGAGCTGGTCGCGGCCGAAGTCGTTCCCGACCTGGGGCGACGTAACGATGGAAATCGTCGGCACGAAGGGGAGCATCTCCGTGGACGCCTTGGCGCAAAAGAACGAGCTGTACAGCGAGGCGACGGGTAAGGGCCATCATCTGTTCTGGGGCGACAACATGGACTTCTACATGATGAAGTCGTTCACGGATGCGCTGCTTCACGGCGAGCCGGCGCCGATCTCCGGCGAAGACGGGCT
- a CDS encoding alpha-mannosidase — protein MWLTEEKLGRRVEELKSAIYREVQEIPAFTYIEGDFDEMQSVSDDWRKPEFDDSGWKPFEVGSTWGGYDKTAYFRAKVTIPEAWRGKKLALRFLVGPRDGGGSTAETLLYVDGRPLQGIDIWHEDAWLPPEFVEKGYAFIALKAWSSVLRVPDVRRFKLAQLVVIDEAAEKLYFMVDTLLKAVKELPETDLHRGVILQAINRAVLTIDFMKPGSETYYASIAKARERLALDIASWKQPEARKPKVIGFGHSHIDMAWLWRLAHSREKASRTFSTVLHLMKQYPEYRFLHTSPQLYKYLKQDYPEIYAQVKERIASGEWEITGGMWIEPDMNVPNGESLVRQILFGKRFIRDEFNQKTNVVFLPDVFGYNWALPQIIKRSGIDYFITSKISWNQYNRFPHDTFMWRGVDGTEIMTHYITTPEDGSGKSYTYNGLVRPYEVKGTWDQYKQKNVNEELVMAYGWGDGGGGPTKDFLEAAEVLKDVPGLPRFELGKLEPYLERLGQRVKPEDLPVWDGELYLEYHRGTYTSQAWLKRANRQAERLYHAAEWLSAYADALTGSKAYPQASLNEGWEMLLLNQFHDILPGSSIRQVYEDARKDFAEIERIGTDALRAAETRVASLLRADAAGLVVWNALGWERGGLLELDWTPELEGAALEGAAVSQPSMRDGRKTVLLKAAPVPSLGYKAMAFVPADAAAAAAAGAGSIRVSRDALENDFYVIRLNDRGQIASIYDKRGRREAIAEGQLANVLQAFEDKPINFDAWDIDVYYQEKMTVIDDLVEAVVEEEGPLRGTLRLVWKFLDSTITQRVSLYADDPRIDFRTDIDWNEKQVLLKAAFPVAVRSTRATYDIQFGNIERPTHWNTSWDYAKFEVCAHKWADLSEGNYGVALLNDGKYGHDTKDNVMRLTLLKSPIEPDETADRGRHVFTYALLPHVGGWREANVPKAAYELNAPLTATPIAAQPDGELPAVGGFASLECAHAMLETVKKAEDDDAVVVRVYEYMQYRTEDAAIRFDRPIRKAVECNLVEEEEGDADFAGDRLTFGLTPYEVKTFKVWF, from the coding sequence ACGGAAGAGAAGCTGGGGCGGCGCGTCGAGGAACTGAAGTCCGCGATCTACCGCGAGGTACAGGAGATCCCGGCGTTTACGTATATCGAAGGCGACTTCGACGAGATGCAGAGCGTTTCCGACGATTGGCGGAAGCCCGAATTCGACGATTCGGGCTGGAAGCCGTTCGAGGTCGGCTCGACGTGGGGCGGGTACGACAAGACGGCGTACTTCCGCGCGAAGGTGACGATTCCCGAGGCGTGGCGCGGGAAGAAGCTGGCACTGCGCTTCCTCGTCGGCCCGCGCGACGGCGGCGGTTCGACGGCCGAGACGCTGCTGTACGTCGACGGGAGGCCTTTGCAGGGGATCGACATCTGGCACGAGGACGCGTGGCTGCCGCCGGAGTTCGTGGAGAAAGGGTATGCGTTCATCGCGCTGAAGGCGTGGAGCAGCGTGCTTCGGGTGCCGGACGTGCGCCGCTTCAAGCTGGCGCAGCTCGTCGTCATCGACGAAGCGGCGGAGAAGCTGTACTTCATGGTCGACACGCTGCTTAAGGCGGTGAAGGAGCTTCCGGAGACGGACCTGCATCGGGGCGTCATCCTGCAAGCGATCAACCGCGCGGTACTGACGATCGACTTCATGAAGCCGGGTTCGGAGACGTATTACGCGTCGATCGCGAAGGCGCGGGAACGGCTCGCGCTGGATATCGCCTCGTGGAAGCAGCCGGAGGCGCGCAAGCCGAAGGTGATCGGCTTCGGCCATTCCCACATCGACATGGCGTGGCTGTGGCGGCTGGCGCATTCGCGGGAGAAGGCGTCGCGGACGTTCTCGACCGTGCTGCATCTGATGAAGCAGTATCCGGAGTACCGTTTTCTGCATACGTCTCCGCAGTTATACAAGTACTTAAAGCAAGACTATCCGGAAATTTACGCGCAGGTGAAGGAACGGATCGCTTCGGGCGAATGGGAAATCACGGGCGGCATGTGGATCGAGCCCGATATGAACGTGCCGAACGGGGAGTCGCTCGTGCGGCAAATTTTGTTCGGGAAGCGGTTCATCCGGGACGAATTCAATCAGAAGACGAACGTCGTATTTTTGCCGGACGTGTTCGGTTATAACTGGGCGCTGCCGCAGATCATTAAGCGCAGCGGCATCGATTACTTCATTACGAGCAAGATCAGCTGGAATCAATATAACCGCTTCCCGCACGATACGTTCATGTGGCGCGGCGTCGACGGCACGGAAATTATGACGCATTACATTACGACGCCGGAAGACGGGAGCGGGAAGTCGTACACGTACAACGGCCTCGTGCGGCCGTACGAGGTCAAGGGCACGTGGGACCAGTACAAGCAGAAGAACGTGAACGAGGAGCTCGTCATGGCGTACGGCTGGGGCGACGGCGGCGGCGGGCCGACGAAGGACTTCCTGGAGGCGGCGGAAGTGCTGAAGGACGTGCCGGGGCTGCCGCGGTTCGAGCTCGGCAAGCTGGAGCCGTACCTGGAGCGACTCGGCCAGCGGGTGAAGCCGGAGGATCTGCCGGTATGGGACGGCGAGCTGTACCTCGAATATCACCGCGGCACGTATACGTCGCAGGCGTGGCTGAAGCGCGCGAACCGTCAGGCGGAGCGGCTGTACCACGCGGCCGAGTGGCTGAGCGCGTACGCGGACGCGCTGACGGGTTCCAAGGCGTATCCGCAGGCGTCGTTGAACGAAGGCTGGGAGATGCTGCTGCTCAATCAGTTCCACGACATCCTGCCGGGGTCGTCGATTCGCCAGGTGTACGAAGACGCGCGGAAGGATTTCGCAGAGATCGAGCGCATCGGGACGGACGCGCTGCGGGCGGCGGAGACGCGGGTCGCTTCGCTGCTTCGCGCGGACGCGGCCGGCCTCGTCGTCTGGAACGCGCTCGGCTGGGAGCGGGGCGGCTTGCTCGAACTCGATTGGACGCCGGAGCTCGAAGGGGCCGCGCTCGAAGGCGCGGCGGTATCGCAGCCGTCGATGCGGGACGGGCGCAAGACGGTGCTGCTGAAGGCGGCGCCGGTGCCGTCGCTCGGCTATAAGGCGATGGCTTTCGTGCCGGCGGACGCGGCCGCGGCCGCTGCCGCGGGTGCAGGGTCGATTCGGGTATCGCGGGACGCGCTTGAGAATGACTTCTACGTCATTCGCTTGAACGACCGCGGCCAGATCGCATCGATCTACGATAAGCGCGGCCGTCGCGAGGCGATCGCCGAAGGACAGCTCGCGAACGTGCTGCAGGCGTTCGAGGACAAGCCGATCAACTTCGACGCATGGGACATCGACGTGTACTACCAGGAGAAGATGACCGTCATCGACGATCTCGTCGAAGCCGTCGTCGAAGAGGAAGGACCGCTGCGGGGCACGCTGCGCCTCGTCTGGAAGTTCCTCGATTCGACGATTACGCAGCGGGTATCGCTGTATGCGGACGATCCGCGCATCGACTTCCGCACGGACATCGATTGGAACGAAAAGCAGGTGCTGCTCAAGGCCGCGTTCCCGGTCGCCGTCCGCTCCACGCGGGCGACGTACGATATCCAGTTCGGCAACATCGAACGGCCGACGCATTGGAACACGAGCTGGGACTACGCGAAGTTCGAGGTGTGCGCGCATAAGTGGGCCGACCTGTCGGAAGGCAACTACGGCGTCGCGCTGCTGAACGACGGCAAGTACGGCCATGACACGAAGGACAATGTCATGCGCCTCACGCTGCTCAAGTCCCCGATCGAGCCGGACGAGACGGCCGACCGCGGCCGCCACGTCTTCACGTACGCGCTGCTGCCGCATGTCGGAGGCTGGCGCGAGGCGAACGTTCCGAAGGCCGCGTACGAGCTGAACGCGCCGCTGACGGCGACGCCGATCGCCGCGCAGCCGGACGGCGAGCTTCCGGCCGTCGGCGGCTTCGCGTCGCTCGAGTGCGCTCATGCGATGCTCGAGACGGTGAAGAAGGCCGAGGACGACGACGCGGTCGTCGTGCGGGTGTACGAGTACATGCAGTATCGGACCGAGGACGCGGCGATCCGGTTCGACCGTCCGATCCGGAAGGCCGTAGAGTGCAACCTCGTCGAGGAAGAGGAAGGCGATGCGGACTTCGCGGGCGACCGCTTGACGTTCGGCTTGACGCCGTATGAAGTGAAGACGTTCAAAGTGTGGTTTTAA